The Vidua chalybeata isolate OUT-0048 chromosome 6, bVidCha1 merged haplotype, whole genome shotgun sequence genome has a segment encoding these proteins:
- the LOC128789203 gene encoding antigen WC1.1-like isoform X2, translated as MPVRPCLSRRLRCPARECRAWEGPWQGPHSPEAPQRAGGMPELLAELQDAVGSQLGVTQAQAGSGELRLVGGGGRCAGRVEVKHGGEWGSVCVFDYDWEALWAVVVCRQLGCGRVASSSPYAPFGQGSGRIWLQPFFCRGAEDTLEECRHFGWGRHFCGHERDVGVTCTDAVELRLAGGSSACAGRVEVKLQGQWGSVGDNDWDMEDAEVVCQHVGCGSASGAYYARDTFGLGGWLVSLVQVDCSGNEATLWDCKIRSWGLYNSSVHYWDAAVACQGFSRLVGGDGACAGRLEVRQGRAWVGVCEDQVDMKAAQVVCRELGCGEALAIPGRAGFGRGSGSFWDRGFQCNGSEPLLSACARRPAHRQGCTGPASVTCSSYTGFRLGNSSSGCSGRVEVAVRGTWGSVCASEWDLADAHVLCRQLGCGRAFSVPPGGSFGSGEGPLRPDAFGCSGSERHPGECPVAVLGKPPCAPGNAAAVNCSGSVESLRLVEGETRCDGFLEMAVSTGAWHRVPGEVSPVRNFSKVCWELGCGGLDRTDAVHGQIYLLDVNTTEKPMTERVIPTIMDTTRNVTTGTIGDDNFGYEREFVTTAAADIPHGSYTVCSGGCCERGRRWRCPRQPPQPMPSVPTGSRQVRLVGSSGRCAGRVEVYSGGSWSSVCQEGWDLQDAAVVCRQLGCGRALDAPSSARSGAVPGPLWPYIPDCSGSEESLWECGRTERRQCGRGGGAGAVCSGQCRAPPDQGPAEAPGGSWPCRDPPAPLAEQLSVRLAGGHGRCRGYLEVSYNGTWGRVCASGTSSGTAAAVCRQLGCGDQGSLSPVPSQQPSLAWLAWVGCEDGARSLWGCPSAPWHLQSCGTDGYAQVECEEDSDGTSDGHSAPYPEGATSTVPARVPTGVPSRTPSAVALGTVPVPTVLCVVLGMLLCLSLGALALLLCRARARRRGPGKAADATSIAVYEELDYKAMPEYQEVPTPPGSLSEGWVKKLPYYTGDSVEGSDSEAAPDPPAQPEQGSPDGYDDALDVPQEAPAPSTGDISEGVARQKWICVLPTGGISSPPSSPGATKDPTDQPPGHMDYDDVGCSALGTLP; from the exons ATGCCGGTGCGGCCCTGCCTGTCCCGCAGGCTCCGCTGCCCGGCTCGGGAATGCCGGGCATGGGAGGGGCCGTGGCAGGGCCCTCATTCACCCGAGGCTCCGCAGCGGGCAGGCGGGATGCCGGAGCTGCTGGCGGAGCTGCAGGACGCCGTGGGCTCCCAGCTGGGTGTCACTCAGGCCCAGGCAG GCTCCGGGGAGCTGCGTCTGgtgggcggcggcgggcgctgtGCCGGGCGCGTGGAGGTGAAGCACGGCGGTGAGTGGGGCTCCGTGTGCGTCTTCGACTACGACTGGGAAGCTCTCTGGGCCGTGGTGGTGTGCcggcagctgggctgtggccgGGTGGCCAGCTCGTCCCCGTACGCCCCGTTCGGGCAGGGCAGTGGGCGGATCTGGCTGCAGCCCTTCTTCTGCCGAGGCGCCGAGGATACGCTGGAGGAGTGTCGGCACTTCGGATGGGGACGGCACTTCTGCGGCCACGAGCGGGACGTGGGGGTGacctgcacag ATGCCGTGGAGCTGAGGCTGGCGGGcggcagcagtgcctgtgccGGGAGGGTGGAGGTGaagctgcagggacagtggggcTCGGTGGGCGACAACGACTGGGACATGGAGGACGCCGAGGTGGTTTGCCAGCATGTGGGCTGTGGCTCGGCTTCCGGTGCCTACTACGCCCGTGACACCTTCGGTTTAGGGGGCTGGCTCGTCAGCCTGGTCCAGGTGGACTGCAGTGGGAACGAGGCCACACTTTGGGACTGCAAGATCCGTAGCTGGGGACTCTATAACAGCAGCGTCCATTATTGGGACGCTGCCGTTGCCTGCCAAG ggTTCTCCCGGCTAGTCGGAGGTGATGGAGCCTGTGCCGGGCGTCTGGAGGTGCGTCAGGGCCGGGCCTGGGTCGGTGTCTGTGAGGATCAGGTGGACATGAAGGCGGCCCAGGTggtgtgcagggagctgggctgcgGTGAGGCGCTCGCCATCCCTGGCCGTGCTGGATTTGGGAGAGGATCAGGATCATTCTGGGACAGGGGCTTCCAGTGCAATGGCAGCGAGCCCCTCCTCAGTGCCTGTGCCCGGCGTCCGGcccacaggcagggctgcaccGGCCCTGCCAGCGTCACCTGCTCGT CCTACACGGGCTTCCGGCTGGGCAACAGCAGCTCGGGATGCTCCGGGCGAGTGGAGGTGGCGGTGCGGGGCACGTGGGGATCCGTCTGCGCCAGCGAGTGGGACCTGGCCGACGCGCACGTCCTGTGCCGCCAGCTGGGCTGCGGCCGCGCCTTCAGCGTGCCCCCGGGAGGCTCCTTCGGCAGCGGGGAGGGGCCGCTGCGGCCGGACGCCTTCGGCTGCAGCGGGAGCGAGCGGCACCCGGGCGAGTGCCCCGTGGCCGTGCTGGGGAAGCCGCCCTGTGCGCCGGGAAACGCCGCCGCCGTCAACTGCTCAG GCAGTGTCGAGTCCCTGCGGCTGGTGGAAGGTGAGACCCGGTGCGATGGGTTTCTGGAGATGGCCGTAAGCACCGGGGCGTGGCACCGTGTACCAGGAGAGGTTTCGCCCGTACGGAATTTCAGCAAagtgtgctgggagctgggctgtggaggACTGGACAGGACTGATGCTGTCCATGGTCAGATCTACCTGTTGGATGTCAACACGACGGAGAAGCCCATGACAGAACGGGTGATTCCAACCATCATGGACACGACCCGCAATGTGACCACTGGGACAATTGGCGATGATAATTTTGGGTATGAAAGGGAATTTGTCACGACTGCAGCAGCTGACATCCCTCATGGGAGCTACACTGTGTGCTCAGGTGGGTGTTGCGAGAGGGGCCGGAGGTGGCGGTGCCCCAGGCAGCCACCCCAGCCCATGCCTTCCGTGCCCACAGGCAGCCGGCAGGTGAGGCTGGTGGGGAGCTCTGGGCGCTGTGCCGGGCGCGTGGAGGTCTATTCCGGTGGCAGCTGGAGCTCCGTGTGCCAGGAAGGCTGGGACCTGCAGGACGCCGCCGTTGTCTGCcggcagctgggctgtggcagggcaCTGGATGCGCCGAGCTCGGCACGCTCGGGCGCCGTCCCAGGGCCGCTGTGGCCGTACATCCCCGACTGCTCCGGGTCCGAGGAGTCTCTCTGGGAATGCGGGCGCACGGAACGGCGCCAgtgcgggcgcggcggcggggcaggggccGTCTGCTCAGGTCAGTGCCGGGCACCCCCAGATCAGGGCCCAGCAGAGGCCCCGGGGGGTTCCTGGCCGTGCCGTGACCCCCCTGCACcccttgcagagcagctctccGTGCGGCTGGCAGGAGGCCACGGGCGCTGCCGGGGCTACCTGGAGGTGTCCTACAACGGCACCTGGGGCCGCGTGTGCGCCAGCGGCACCAGCAGCGGCACCGCCGCCGCCGTCTGCCgccagctgggctgtggggaccAGGGCTcgctctcacctgtcccctcccagcagccaTCCCTTGCGTGGCTGGCCTGGGTGGGCTGTGAGGACGGGGCCCGCTCGCTCTGGGGGTGCCCCTCGGCCCCCtggcacctgcagagctgtggcaccGACGGGTACGCACAAGTGGAGTGTGAGGAGGACAGTGATGGCACCTCTGATGGACACAGCGCCCCATATCCAGAGGGTGCCACCAGCACAG TGcctgcccgtgtccccacaggtgTCCCCAGCAGAACGCCCTCAGCAGTGGCCCTGGGGACTGTGCCTGTGCCCACTGTGCTGTGCGTggtgctggggatgctgctgtgcctgtccctgggtgccctggccctgctgctgtgccgTGCCCGTGCCCGACGCCGAG GCCCTGGCAAAGCTGCAGATGCCACCTCCATCGCTGTCTACGAGGAGCTGGATTACAAAGCCATGCCAGAGTACCAGGAGGTGCCCACTCCCCCAG GTTCCCTGTCGGAGGGATGGGTGAAGAAGCTGCCGTATTACACCGGGGACAGCGTGGAGGGGAGTGACTCTGAGGCAGCACCAG atccccctgcccagcccgaGCAAGGAAGCCCGGATGGCTACGACGATGCCCTGGATGTGCCACAGGAggcccctgctcccagcacggGGGACATCTCTGAGGGAGTGGCACGGCAGAAGTGGATCTGTGTCCTCCCCACAG gtGGGATCTCGTCCCCTCCAAGTTCCCCAGGAGCCACCAAGGACCCCACGGATCAGCCCCCTGGGCACATGGACTATGATGATGTGGGCTGCAgcgccctggggacactgccgTGA
- the LOC128789203 gene encoding antigen WC1.1-like isoform X5 — MPVRPCLSRRLRCPARECRAWEGPWQGPHSPEAPQRAGGMPELLAELQDAVGSQLGVTQAQAGSGELRLVGGGGRCAGRVEVKHGGEWGSVCVFDYDWEALWAVVVCRQLGCGRVASSSPYAPFGQGSGRIWLQPFFCRGAEDTLEECRHFGWGRHFCGHERDVGVTCTDAVELRLAGGSSACAGRVEVKLQGQWGSVGDNDWDMEDAEVVCQHVGCGSASGAYYARDTFGLGGWLVSLVQVDCSGNEATLWDCKIRSWGLYNSSVHYWDAAVACQGFSRLVGGDGACAGRLEVRQGRAWVGVCEDQVDMKAAQVVCRELGCGEALAIPGRAGFGRGSGSFWDRGFQCNGSEPLLSACARRPAHRQGCTGPASVTCSSYTGFRLGNSSSGCSGRVEVAVRGTWGSVCASEWDLADAHVLCRQLGCGRAFSVPPGGSFGSGEGPLRPDAFGCSGSERHPGECPVAVLGKPPCAPGNAAAVNCSGSVESLRLVEGETRCDGFLEMAVSTGAWHRVPGEVSPVRNFSKVCWELGCGGLDRTDAVHGQIYLLDVNTTEKPMTERVIPTIMDTTRNVTTGTIGDDNFGYEREFVTTAAADIPHGSYTVCSGGCCERGRRWRCPRQPPQPMPSVPTGSRQVRLVGSSGRCAGRVEVYSGGSWSSVCQEGWDLQDAAVVCRQLGCGRALDAPSSARSGAVPGPLWPYIPDCSGSEESLWECGRTERRQCGRGGGAGAVCSEQLSVRLAGGHGRCRGYLEVSYNGTWGRVCASGTSSGTAAAVCRQLGCGDQGSLSPVPSQQPSLAWLAWVGCEDGARSLWGCPSAPWHLQSCGTDGYAQVECEEDSDGTSDGHSAPYPEGATSTGSSARACIPHSGLAGIPLPSVPARVPTGVPSRTPSAVALGTVPVPTVLCVVLGMLLCLSLGALALLLCRARARRRGPGKAADATSIAVYEELDYKAMPEYQEVPTPPGSLSEGWVKKLPYYTGDSVEGSDSEAAPDPPAQPEQGSPDGYDDALDVPQEAPAPSTGDISEGVARQKWICVLPTGGISSPPSSPGATKDPTDQPPGHMDYDDVGCSALGTLP; from the exons ATGCCGGTGCGGCCCTGCCTGTCCCGCAGGCTCCGCTGCCCGGCTCGGGAATGCCGGGCATGGGAGGGGCCGTGGCAGGGCCCTCATTCACCCGAGGCTCCGCAGCGGGCAGGCGGGATGCCGGAGCTGCTGGCGGAGCTGCAGGACGCCGTGGGCTCCCAGCTGGGTGTCACTCAGGCCCAGGCAG GCTCCGGGGAGCTGCGTCTGgtgggcggcggcgggcgctgtGCCGGGCGCGTGGAGGTGAAGCACGGCGGTGAGTGGGGCTCCGTGTGCGTCTTCGACTACGACTGGGAAGCTCTCTGGGCCGTGGTGGTGTGCcggcagctgggctgtggccgGGTGGCCAGCTCGTCCCCGTACGCCCCGTTCGGGCAGGGCAGTGGGCGGATCTGGCTGCAGCCCTTCTTCTGCCGAGGCGCCGAGGATACGCTGGAGGAGTGTCGGCACTTCGGATGGGGACGGCACTTCTGCGGCCACGAGCGGGACGTGGGGGTGacctgcacag ATGCCGTGGAGCTGAGGCTGGCGGGcggcagcagtgcctgtgccGGGAGGGTGGAGGTGaagctgcagggacagtggggcTCGGTGGGCGACAACGACTGGGACATGGAGGACGCCGAGGTGGTTTGCCAGCATGTGGGCTGTGGCTCGGCTTCCGGTGCCTACTACGCCCGTGACACCTTCGGTTTAGGGGGCTGGCTCGTCAGCCTGGTCCAGGTGGACTGCAGTGGGAACGAGGCCACACTTTGGGACTGCAAGATCCGTAGCTGGGGACTCTATAACAGCAGCGTCCATTATTGGGACGCTGCCGTTGCCTGCCAAG ggTTCTCCCGGCTAGTCGGAGGTGATGGAGCCTGTGCCGGGCGTCTGGAGGTGCGTCAGGGCCGGGCCTGGGTCGGTGTCTGTGAGGATCAGGTGGACATGAAGGCGGCCCAGGTggtgtgcagggagctgggctgcgGTGAGGCGCTCGCCATCCCTGGCCGTGCTGGATTTGGGAGAGGATCAGGATCATTCTGGGACAGGGGCTTCCAGTGCAATGGCAGCGAGCCCCTCCTCAGTGCCTGTGCCCGGCGTCCGGcccacaggcagggctgcaccGGCCCTGCCAGCGTCACCTGCTCGT CCTACACGGGCTTCCGGCTGGGCAACAGCAGCTCGGGATGCTCCGGGCGAGTGGAGGTGGCGGTGCGGGGCACGTGGGGATCCGTCTGCGCCAGCGAGTGGGACCTGGCCGACGCGCACGTCCTGTGCCGCCAGCTGGGCTGCGGCCGCGCCTTCAGCGTGCCCCCGGGAGGCTCCTTCGGCAGCGGGGAGGGGCCGCTGCGGCCGGACGCCTTCGGCTGCAGCGGGAGCGAGCGGCACCCGGGCGAGTGCCCCGTGGCCGTGCTGGGGAAGCCGCCCTGTGCGCCGGGAAACGCCGCCGCCGTCAACTGCTCAG GCAGTGTCGAGTCCCTGCGGCTGGTGGAAGGTGAGACCCGGTGCGATGGGTTTCTGGAGATGGCCGTAAGCACCGGGGCGTGGCACCGTGTACCAGGAGAGGTTTCGCCCGTACGGAATTTCAGCAAagtgtgctgggagctgggctgtggaggACTGGACAGGACTGATGCTGTCCATGGTCAGATCTACCTGTTGGATGTCAACACGACGGAGAAGCCCATGACAGAACGGGTGATTCCAACCATCATGGACACGACCCGCAATGTGACCACTGGGACAATTGGCGATGATAATTTTGGGTATGAAAGGGAATTTGTCACGACTGCAGCAGCTGACATCCCTCATGGGAGCTACACTGTGTGCTCAGGTGGGTGTTGCGAGAGGGGCCGGAGGTGGCGGTGCCCCAGGCAGCCACCCCAGCCCATGCCTTCCGTGCCCACAGGCAGCCGGCAGGTGAGGCTGGTGGGGAGCTCTGGGCGCTGTGCCGGGCGCGTGGAGGTCTATTCCGGTGGCAGCTGGAGCTCCGTGTGCCAGGAAGGCTGGGACCTGCAGGACGCCGCCGTTGTCTGCcggcagctgggctgtggcagggcaCTGGATGCGCCGAGCTCGGCACGCTCGGGCGCCGTCCCAGGGCCGCTGTGGCCGTACATCCCCGACTGCTCCGGGTCCGAGGAGTCTCTCTGGGAATGCGGGCGCACGGAACGGCGCCAgtgcgggcgcggcggcggggcaggggccGTCTGCTCAG agcagctctccGTGCGGCTGGCAGGAGGCCACGGGCGCTGCCGGGGCTACCTGGAGGTGTCCTACAACGGCACCTGGGGCCGCGTGTGCGCCAGCGGCACCAGCAGCGGCACCGCCGCCGCCGTCTGCCgccagctgggctgtggggaccAGGGCTcgctctcacctgtcccctcccagcagccaTCCCTTGCGTGGCTGGCCTGGGTGGGCTGTGAGGACGGGGCCCGCTCGCTCTGGGGGTGCCCCTCGGCCCCCtggcacctgcagagctgtggcaccGACGGGTACGCACAAGTGGAGTGTGAGGAGGACAGTGATGGCACCTCTGATGGACACAGCGCCCCATATCCAGAGGGTGCCACCAGCACAGGTAGCTCTGCCCGTGCCTGCATCCCCCACAGCGGGCTGGCTGGGATCCCCCTCCCCTCAGTGcctgcccgtgtccccacaggtgTCCCCAGCAGAACGCCCTCAGCAGTGGCCCTGGGGACTGTGCCTGTGCCCACTGTGCTGTGCGTggtgctggggatgctgctgtgcctgtccctgggtgccctggccctgctgctgtgccgTGCCCGTGCCCGACGCCGAG GCCCTGGCAAAGCTGCAGATGCCACCTCCATCGCTGTCTACGAGGAGCTGGATTACAAAGCCATGCCAGAGTACCAGGAGGTGCCCACTCCCCCAG GTTCCCTGTCGGAGGGATGGGTGAAGAAGCTGCCGTATTACACCGGGGACAGCGTGGAGGGGAGTGACTCTGAGGCAGCACCAG atccccctgcccagcccgaGCAAGGAAGCCCGGATGGCTACGACGATGCCCTGGATGTGCCACAGGAggcccctgctcccagcacggGGGACATCTCTGAGGGAGTGGCACGGCAGAAGTGGATCTGTGTCCTCCCCACAG gtGGGATCTCGTCCCCTCCAAGTTCCCCAGGAGCCACCAAGGACCCCACGGATCAGCCCCCTGGGCACATGGACTATGATGATGTGGGCTGCAgcgccctggggacactgccgTGA